One window of Nicotiana tomentosiformis chromosome 11, ASM39032v3, whole genome shotgun sequence genomic DNA carries:
- the LOC104107247 gene encoding 4-coumarate--CoA ligase 2-like yields MEMVKNKENHYDQYIFRSKLPDIYIPNHLPLHTYCFENISQFSSRTCLINSATGATYTYADVELTSKRVAIGLYKIGIQQRDVIMLLLPNSPEFVFAFLGASFRGAISTTANPFYTPSEITKQAKASNVKLIITQFCYVDKIKSFAEENEVKIMCTDNSPPEYGCLSFTKLITDQSEEDNHNYDYNTILSDIEIFHDDVVALPYSSGTTGFPKGVMLTHKGLVTSIAQQVDGENPNLYFNSEDVIMCVLPLFHIYSLNSVLLCGLRVGATILIMQKFEIKGLMELVEKYKVTIAPFVPPIVLAIAKSPLVDKYDLSSIRMIMSGAAPMGKELEDTVRAKLPNAILGQGYGMTEAGPVLSMCLAFAKQQFEVKSGSCGTVVRNAEMKIVDTNTGASLPRNHAGEICIRGDQIMKGYLKNPKATEETIDKEGWLHTGDIGYIDDDDQVFIVDRLKELIKYKGYQVAPAELEALLISNPNITDAAVVPMKDEVAGEVPVAFVVRANGSKISEEEIKKYVSEQVIFYKRINRVFFTEAIPKAPSGKILRKDLRAKLAVGLAS; encoded by the exons ATGGAAATggtgaaaaacaaagaaaatcaCTATGATCAATACATTTTTCGATCAAAACTTCCTGATATTTACATTCCAAATCATCTTCCTCTTCATACCTATTGCTTTGAGAATATCTCTCAATTCAGTTCACGTACTTGCTTGATCAATAGTGCCACAGGTGCAACATACACTTATGCCGACGTTGAACTCACCTCCAAAAGAGTTGCTATCGGACTTTACAAAATTGGAATTCAACAAAGAGATGTTATCATGCTTTTACTTCCGAATTCGCCCGAATTCGTGTTCGCGTTTCTTGGAGCATCGTTCCGAGGAGCGATAAGCACGACGGCGAATCCGTTCTACACGCCGTCGGAGATCACAAAGCAAGCAAAAGCATCAAATGTGAAGCTTATTATTACACAATTTTGTTACGTTGATAAAATCAAGAGTTTCGCCGAGGAAAACGAGGTGAAAATTATGTGTACGGATAACTCACCACCAGAATATGGTTGTCTTAGTTTCACCAAGTTAATTACTGATCAATCAGAGGAAGATAATCATAATTATGATTATAATACCATTTTATCTGATATAGAAATCTTTCATGATGATGTCGTGGCGTTGCCTTATTCGTCGGGCACGACAGGGTTTCCAAAAGGAGTAATGTTAACACATAAAGGGCTAGTAACAAGTATAGCACAACAAGTTGATGGTGAAAACCCTAATCTTTATTTCAATAGTGAAGATGTGATTATGTGTGTTTTGCCATTGTTTCATATTTATTCACTCAATTCTGTGTTGCTTTGTGGGCTAAGAGTTGGGGCAACAATTTTGATAATGCAAAAGTTTGAGATTAAAGGATTAATGGAGCTAGTAGAGAAATATAAAGTGACAATTGCACCATTTGTGCCGCCTATAGTTTTGGCTATAGCAAAAAGTCCATTGGTCGATAAATATGATTTGTCAAGTATAAGGATGATAATGTCTGGGGCTGCACCAATGGGGAAAGAGCTTGAAGATACTGTTAGAGCTAAACTGCCAAATGCCATACTAGGACAG GGATATGGAATGACTGAAGCAGGTCCTGTGTTATCAATGTGTCTAGCTTTTGCAAAACAACAGTTTGAAGTCAAGTCTGGATCCTGTGGGACAGTTGTTCGGAACGCTGAGATGAAGATCGTCGACACCAACACCGGTGCGTCGCTTCCCCGGAATCATGCCGGAGAAATCTGCATTAGAGGTGATCAGATTATGAAAG GATATCTGAAAAATCCAAAAGCGACAGAGGAAACAATAGACAAAGAAGGATGGTTACACACTGGTGACATTGGATACATAGATGATGATGATCAAGTGTTTATAGTAGATAGATTGAAGGAATTAATCAAATATAAAGGATATCAAGTTGCTCCTGCTGAATTAGAAGCTTTGCTAATTTCTAATCCAAACATAACTGATGCTGCTGTTGTACC GATGAAAGATGAGGTTGCAGGAGAAGTTCCTGTTGCTTTTGTAGTGAGAGCAAATGGTAGCAAAATTTCAGAGGAAGAGATTAAAAAATATGTATCCGAACAG GTTATATTTTACAAGCGAATCAATCGAGTATTTTTCACAGAAGCAATCCCAAAAGCTCCATCAGGGAAAATACTTCGAAAAGATTTAAGAGCCAAGCTTGCGGTAGGTTTAGCTAGTTAA